A single Nostoc sp. PCC 7107 DNA region contains:
- a CDS encoding PEP-CTERM sorting domain-containing protein, with the protein MTQFKATVAVAAVTSLATVINIPQAEAASYDLSWLGGQGYSARGNFSFDDSFLGGVITRNELSDFTIAFFDPTGSLLQSFDYNFPNPNSSFNFNFDTVSRTVLQTDNFDTANGFDLGIDFATEVTGLSFYTYVNPEQGLPNATIFLKDDLSPEVCSTFPNCRLDVGGQLTATAVPEPSAILGLLVAGSLSRFFKKKPASI; encoded by the coding sequence TTGACCCAATTTAAAGCTACCGTAGCTGTGGCGGCTGTCACTTCTTTAGCTACTGTCATCAACATTCCCCAAGCGGAAGCGGCTTCTTATGATTTATCTTGGCTGGGAGGACAAGGTTATTCTGCTAGAGGTAACTTTTCATTTGACGACAGTTTCTTAGGCGGCGTTATCACTAGAAATGAGCTAAGTGATTTCACTATTGCCTTTTTTGACCCCACAGGAAGTTTACTGCAAAGTTTCGACTACAATTTTCCCAATCCCAATAGCAGTTTTAATTTTAATTTTGATACCGTTTCTCGTACTGTTCTGCAAACAGATAACTTTGATACAGCCAACGGGTTTGACTTGGGAATTGACTTTGCTACGGAAGTTACAGGACTATCTTTTTATACTTACGTTAATCCTGAGCAAGGATTGCCAAACGCTACGATATTTTTGAAGGATGATCTTTCACCAGAAGTCTGTAGTACATTCCCCAATTGTCGGTTAGATGTTGGTGGTCAGTTAACAGCAACAGCAGTTCCTGAACCTAGCGCAATTTTAGGCTTGTTAGTAGCAGGTTCTTTGAGCCGATTCTTCAAGAAAAAGCCAGCATCTATCTAA
- the patD gene encoding heterocyst frequency control protein PatD: protein MSLNCEKSQALANLLVQLRSDISSVQLDKTQLRQRVADLQQLFQQEIVPLATIDSKEQSFRTEISKQLRLLEIDVTFLQGARQAATTQARLQTISDRLTTLIQYCHAILQQETPEVTEY, encoded by the coding sequence ATGTCTTTAAATTGTGAGAAATCTCAAGCACTAGCAAATTTATTAGTGCAGTTACGTTCCGATATCTCATCTGTGCAACTTGACAAAACTCAACTGCGACAGCGTGTTGCTGATTTGCAGCAGTTATTTCAACAAGAGATTGTACCTTTAGCGACGATAGACTCAAAAGAACAGTCTTTTCGGACAGAAATTAGTAAACAATTGCGTTTATTGGAAATTGATGTCACCTTTTTGCAAGGCGCACGGCAAGCTGCAACAACACAAGCAAGACTTCAAACCATTAGCGATCGCCTCACTACCTTAATTCAATATTGCCATGCAATACTGCAACAAGAGACACCAGAAGTTACTGAATATTAG
- a CDS encoding response regulator transcription factor → MPRILVIDDDPAISELVAVNLEMAGYDVSQAEDGIKGQALALQLQPDLIMLDLMLPRVDGFTVCQRLRRDERTAEIPVLMLTALSQTQDKVEGFNAGADDYLTKPFEVEEMLARVRALLRRTDRIPQAAKHSEILNYGPLTLVPERFEAIWFNETVKLTHLEFELLHCLLQRHGQTVSPSEILREVWGYDPDDDIETIRVHIRHLRTKLEPDPRHPRYIKTVYGAGYCLELPSVPPSAEGASASAVE, encoded by the coding sequence ATGCCGAGGATTCTAGTCATAGACGATGACCCAGCAATTTCCGAGCTTGTTGCCGTCAATTTAGAAATGGCTGGCTATGATGTCAGCCAAGCTGAAGATGGTATCAAAGGTCAAGCGTTAGCTCTCCAGCTACAACCAGACCTGATTATGCTTGATTTAATGCTGCCGAGAGTAGATGGATTTACTGTTTGCCAACGCCTACGTCGGGATGAACGGACTGCGGAAATTCCCGTATTGATGTTGACTGCCTTAAGTCAAACTCAAGATAAAGTGGAAGGATTCAACGCTGGCGCAGACGACTATCTGACAAAGCCCTTTGAAGTAGAAGAAATGCTGGCGCGGGTAAGGGCTTTATTGCGGCGGACTGACCGCATTCCCCAAGCCGCCAAGCACAGCGAAATTCTCAATTATGGGCCATTAACTCTCGTTCCCGAAAGGTTTGAGGCGATATGGTTCAATGAAACTGTGAAACTGACTCACCTGGAATTTGAGTTACTGCACTGTTTGCTGCAACGTCACGGACAGACAGTTTCGCCTAGCGAAATTCTGCGGGAAGTTTGGGGTTACGATCCTGATGATGATATTGAAACTATCCGAGTCCATATTCGTCATTTAAGGACTAAACTTGAACCAGATCCCCGCCACCCTCGCTACATCAAGACGGTATACGGTGCAGGATATTGTCTAGAATTACCCAGTGTCCCTCCATCAGCTGAGGGGGCTTCTGCATCAGCTGTTGAGTAA
- a CDS encoding group 1 glycosyl transferase — translation MITTAEELIDDSYNLNTSNINVIIFPDWSQPEESLCPNLEMVIQAVNHHPDNNQINLIIDSNNVTEDIANLVLSGVLMNLLMSDDSDISSTGCEISLIDSLNAEYWQIMSSQIHAEIILNQKNQEDLSYFPADNIPAYTIDEFCNISIVKLIYDLANRLFQKGQWQAAIAQYQKLLEFQIYSLDIYGNLINCYRNLQQIEAHYTTLRQAIALYPTEGSLHFSLIIDLRRSGLTKEAIASAENACQWIPDDYTFKLLKYLTVPSIYDHEDEISFYRNRYIQGLQDLISQTSLNTPEEKSNALAGIGRLTNFYLSYQAKNDRDLQSQYGQLVHKIMAANYPQWVAPLSIPNLQPQQRIRIGYVSHFLHSYSGTLWLTGWLRYCNHQLFEIYCYYTGNEPDPVTEQFQEYSDVFHHIPHNLPGVCEQIIADNLHILVFPEIGMNPQTMQIAGLRLAPVQCVAWGHPVTTGLPTVDYFLSSELMEPENAQAHYSEKLIRLPNIGVSYPKPYIPPIIKTRSDFQLADDAVIYLCCQAPFKYLPQYDFILAEIARRVPLAKFVFLRGTLLQQRLKRAFAGIGLNSEDYCVFLSIPERLDYLMINLLADVYLDTFTWSGGNTTLEAITCNLPVVTCPGEFMRGRHSDSFLKMLGVTDTIAQNEAEYIDIAVKLGLNSTWRNNIAAQMSQNHHLLFDDQACVKGLENFYQQIVEQQPKS, via the coding sequence TTGATTACTACAGCAGAAGAATTAATAGATGATTCATATAATCTGAATACAAGTAATATCAATGTAATTATCTTTCCTGATTGGTCACAGCCAGAAGAATCTCTTTGTCCAAATTTAGAAATGGTGATTCAAGCGGTGAATCATCATCCTGATAATAACCAGATAAATTTAATTATAGATAGTAATAATGTTACTGAAGATATCGCTAATTTAGTATTATCTGGCGTATTGATGAATCTCTTGATGTCAGATGATTCTGATATAAGTAGTACAGGATGTGAAATTTCTCTAATTGACAGTTTAAACGCTGAATATTGGCAGATAATGTCTTCACAAATTCATGCAGAAATTATTTTAAATCAGAAAAATCAGGAGGATTTAAGTTATTTTCCAGCCGATAATATTCCAGCATATACAATAGATGAATTCTGTAATATATCGATAGTTAAACTTATTTATGATTTGGCTAATAGGTTATTCCAAAAAGGACAATGGCAAGCGGCGATCGCACAATATCAAAAACTGCTAGAATTTCAAATCTATAGTTTAGATATCTATGGGAATTTAATTAATTGCTACAGAAATTTACAGCAAATAGAGGCTCATTACACAACACTACGTCAGGCGATCGCATTATATCCTACTGAAGGTAGCCTACATTTTTCACTAATTATTGACTTGCGTCGTAGTGGCTTGACAAAAGAGGCTATTGCTAGTGCTGAGAATGCTTGTCAATGGATACCTGATGATTATACTTTTAAACTGCTGAAATATTTAACAGTTCCCAGTATTTATGATCATGAAGATGAAATAAGTTTTTATCGCAATCGCTATATTCAAGGATTACAAGATTTAATTTCACAAACAAGTCTAAATACTCCAGAAGAAAAAAGTAATGCCTTAGCTGGTATAGGTCGGCTGACAAACTTTTATTTATCCTATCAGGCTAAAAATGATCGAGATTTGCAAAGTCAATATGGACAATTAGTCCATAAAATTATGGCTGCAAATTATCCTCAATGGGTTGCACCTTTATCCATACCAAATCTCCAGCCACAGCAAAGAATTCGCATTGGCTATGTTTCCCATTTCTTACATTCTTACAGTGGCACATTATGGTTAACTGGTTGGCTACGCTACTGTAATCATCAACTCTTTGAAATTTACTGTTACTATACAGGAAATGAACCAGATCCAGTAACGGAACAATTTCAGGAATATAGCGATGTTTTTCACCATATTCCTCATAATTTACCAGGAGTTTGTGAACAAATAATTGCTGATAATTTACATATTTTAGTGTTTCCTGAAATTGGGATGAACCCGCAAACTATGCAAATTGCCGGACTGCGGCTTGCACCTGTACAATGTGTAGCCTGGGGACATCCTGTCACAACTGGTTTACCAACAGTTGATTATTTTTTATCGAGTGAGTTAATGGAACCAGAAAATGCACAAGCACATTATTCTGAAAAACTCATTCGCTTACCAAATATTGGTGTATCTTACCCCAAACCTTATATTCCCCCAATTATCAAAACGCGCTCAGATTTTCAACTTGCAGATGATGCGGTGATTTATTTATGTTGCCAAGCACCGTTTAAATATTTACCACAATATGATTTTATTTTGGCGGAAATTGCGCGTCGGGTTCCGCTGGCTAAATTTGTATTTTTGCGGGGAACGTTACTTCAACAGCGTCTCAAACGCGCCTTTGCTGGGATAGGTTTGAATAGTGAAGATTACTGTGTATTTTTGAGTATCCCAGAACGTTTAGACTATTTGATGATTAACTTGCTTGCAGATGTTTATCTGGATACTTTTACATGGTCTGGGGGTAATACTACCTTAGAAGCGATCACTTGTAATCTCCCGGTTGTCACTTGTCCAGGAGAATTTATGCGTGGTCGTCACTCCGATAGCTTTCTCAAAATGCTGGGAGTGACCGACACCATCGCGCAAAATGAAGCAGAATATATTGATATCGCTGTCAAATTAGGGCTAAACTCAACTTGGCGAAACAATATTGCCGCACAAATGAGTCAGAATCATCATTTACTATTTGATGACCAGGCTTGTGTAAAAGGTTTAGAAAATTTTTATCAACAAATTGTCGAACAACAGCCAAAGTCTTAG
- a CDS encoding alkaline phosphatase PhoX produces the protein MQLSRRKFFTLAGASAAGTLLASPLEALYARQANGQPIFGTGYGALVPDPNGLLDLPPGFQYRTFSRTGESMNDGTLVPSNHDGMAAFPGPRNTVILVRNHELGTGFTGSRTQGPRPYDPIARGGTTTLVVGANRQLIKHFVSLSGTIRNCAGGLTPWGSWITCEEDVTLPSATNGVTRPHGYNFEVPASNTSAVNPEPLVAMGRFNHEAVAVDPRTGIVYETEDRGDSLFYRFIPKEPGNLKAGGTLQALKIVNQPRVNTSNSGFVRGQKLGVEWVTIPNPNPLDGDTVRLQGQELGAATFARGEGIWYGNGEFYFCCTSGGAAGAGQVWRYIPPTNRTPETLDLFVESTSRSELDAPDNIVVAPFGDLILCEDGGGENFLRGVNPQGEIYNFARNALNDSEFAGACFSADGRTLFVNIQAPGITFAIWGPWRRA, from the coding sequence ATGCAATTATCAAGACGTAAATTCTTTACATTAGCTGGGGCAAGTGCCGCTGGTACTTTATTAGCATCCCCTTTAGAAGCTCTTTATGCTAGACAAGCCAATGGCCAACCTATTTTCGGCACAGGTTATGGTGCGCTTGTTCCTGATCCCAATGGTTTGTTAGATTTACCACCGGGATTTCAATACCGCACTTTCTCCCGTACAGGCGAATCCATGAACGATGGTACTTTAGTGCCAAGTAATCATGATGGAATGGCTGCATTCCCAGGCCCCAGAAACACAGTTATCTTAGTTCGTAACCACGAACTAGGTACTGGTTTCACCGGTTCACGCACACAAGGGCCAAGACCTTATGATCCTATTGCCAGAGGTGGAACTACAACATTAGTCGTAGGTGCTAATCGCCAACTCATCAAACACTTTGTGTCTCTCAGCGGAACCATCCGTAACTGTGCAGGTGGTCTTACTCCTTGGGGTTCTTGGATTACCTGTGAAGAAGATGTCACTTTACCAAGTGCAACTAACGGAGTGACAAGACCACACGGTTACAACTTTGAAGTTCCAGCTAGTAATACCTCTGCGGTTAATCCAGAGCCTCTAGTTGCAATGGGAAGATTTAATCATGAAGCTGTGGCTGTAGACCCAAGAACTGGCATAGTCTATGAAACGGAAGATAGAGGAGATAGCCTTTTCTATCGTTTTATTCCCAAAGAACCCGGTAATTTAAAAGCTGGCGGTACTCTGCAAGCGTTGAAAATCGTCAATCAACCTAGAGTAAACACCTCAAACAGCGGTTTTGTCCGGGGTCAAAAATTGGGTGTGGAATGGGTGACTATCCCCAACCCCAACCCATTAGATGGGGACACTGTGCGATTACAAGGTCAAGAACTAGGTGCAGCTACCTTTGCTCGTGGGGAAGGTATCTGGTATGGTAACGGAGAATTTTATTTTTGCTGTACAAGTGGTGGTGCTGCGGGAGCAGGTCAAGTTTGGCGCTACATTCCACCAACTAACAGAACCCCTGAAACCCTTGATTTGTTTGTAGAGTCTACATCGAGAAGCGAACTTGATGCTCCTGATAATATAGTTGTTGCACCTTTTGGTGATCTTATTCTCTGCGAAGACGGAGGCGGCGAAAATTTCTTAAGAGGTGTGAATCCCCAAGGTGAAATCTATAATTTTGCCCGCAATGCCTTGAATGATAGTGAATTTGCTGGTGCTTGCTTCTCAGCAGATGGTAGAACCTTGTTCGTTAATATTCAAGCACCTGGGATTACTTTTGCTATTTGGGGCCCTTGGAGAAGAGCTTAG
- a CDS encoding bifunctional (p)ppGpp synthetase/guanosine-3',5'-bis(diphosphate) 3'-pyrophosphohydrolase: protein MSGIAISTSIDVTLPEWLNKCLRESSPRSDEAEERRQNDASLICRAFTFAYQLHHGQFRKSGEPYICHPVAVAGLLRDLGGSPAMIAAGFLHDVVEDTDVTIEEIEELFGSEVRLLVEGVTKLSKINFKSKTESQAENFRRMFLAMAQDIRVIVVKLADRLHNMRTLQYMSEDSRRRSAQETRDIFAPLANRLGIWHIKWELEDLAFKYLEPEAFRQMQQHVSEKRTAREEKLAKATEILRERLPHAGIHCLDISGRPKHLYSIYQKMQRQQKEFHEIYDLAALRIIVQTNEECYRALAVVHDAFRPIPGRFKDYIGLPKPNRYQSLHTGVIGLTGRPLEIQIRTLEMHHIAEYGIAAHWKYKETGGSNSQFTASDEKFTWLRQLLEWQSDLKDAQEYLDSVKDNLFEDDVYVFTPKGDVVSLNPGSTSIDFAYRIHTEVGNHCSGSKVNGRIVPLSTRLHNGDIVEILTQKNSHPSLDWLNFARTSTAKYRIKQWYKRSRREENVSRGRDLLEKELGKTGFESWLKSDAMQTVSEKCNYHSVEDLLAGLGYGEITLNLVLNRWREVVKAQQPATMVIPPFVPKESSATAKALRELPHSSSRASDSPIVGVEGLVYHLAGCCTPIPGESIIGVVTRGRGISIHRQGCHNLDNVECDRLVPVKWNSAVETSARPHTYPVNIQIEALDRVGVLKDVLSRLSDQGINVRHAQVKTAIGQPALIDLGIDIRDRSQLEQVFVQIKKMSDVVNIRRVGQNEE, encoded by the coding sequence ATGAGCGGCATAGCTATTAGTACTTCAATTGACGTTACACTTCCAGAATGGCTCAACAAATGTTTGCGAGAGTCATCACCAAGAAGTGACGAAGCAGAAGAAAGAAGGCAGAATGATGCTTCGTTAATTTGTCGAGCATTTACCTTTGCCTATCAACTCCATCATGGACAATTTCGCAAATCTGGAGAACCATATATTTGTCATCCCGTTGCCGTAGCTGGTTTGCTACGTGATTTAGGGGGTAGTCCTGCTATGATAGCAGCTGGATTTCTTCATGATGTAGTTGAAGATACAGATGTCACAATTGAAGAAATTGAAGAGCTATTTGGCTCAGAGGTGCGGCTATTAGTCGAAGGTGTAACTAAGCTTTCTAAGATTAATTTTAAAAGTAAAACCGAAAGCCAAGCCGAAAATTTCCGTCGCATGTTTTTGGCGATGGCGCAAGATATCAGAGTTATTGTCGTGAAGTTAGCAGATCGTTTGCATAATATGCGAACTCTGCAATATATGTCAGAAGACAGTCGCCGTCGCAGCGCCCAAGAAACACGAGATATCTTTGCACCTTTAGCCAACCGTCTAGGTATTTGGCATATTAAGTGGGAATTAGAAGATTTAGCATTTAAATATCTCGAACCGGAAGCTTTTCGCCAAATGCAGCAGCATGTTTCGGAAAAACGCACGGCGCGAGAAGAGAAATTAGCTAAAGCTACAGAAATTTTGCGGGAACGTTTGCCACACGCTGGAATACACTGCTTAGATATTAGCGGCCGTCCCAAGCATTTATATAGCATTTATCAAAAAATGCAGCGACAGCAAAAGGAATTTCATGAAATTTATGATTTAGCCGCGCTGCGAATTATTGTCCAAACCAATGAAGAATGCTATCGCGCTTTAGCTGTTGTTCATGATGCTTTTCGCCCGATTCCTGGCAGATTTAAGGACTATATCGGATTACCCAAGCCCAACCGTTATCAATCTTTGCATACTGGGGTCATTGGTCTGACTGGTCGTCCTTTAGAAATCCAAATTCGCACTTTGGAAATGCACCATATTGCTGAATATGGGATTGCAGCCCATTGGAAATATAAAGAAACAGGTGGTTCTAATAGTCAGTTCACAGCATCTGATGAAAAATTTACTTGGTTACGCCAGCTATTAGAATGGCAAAGTGACCTAAAAGATGCTCAAGAATATTTAGATAGTGTCAAAGATAACTTATTTGAAGACGATGTTTATGTCTTCACTCCCAAGGGCGATGTTGTATCTTTAAATCCTGGTTCTACCAGTATAGATTTTGCCTATCGCATTCATACAGAGGTGGGCAATCATTGTTCTGGCTCAAAGGTAAATGGTCGCATAGTACCTTTATCAACAAGGTTGCACAATGGCGATATTGTGGAAATTCTTACTCAAAAGAATAGTCATCCCAGTTTAGACTGGTTGAATTTTGCCAGGACTTCTACGGCAAAATATCGGATTAAACAATGGTATAAGCGATCGCGCCGGGAAGAAAACGTCTCTCGTGGACGAGACTTGTTAGAAAAAGAACTCGGTAAAACTGGGTTTGAGAGTTGGCTAAAATCAGACGCGATGCAGACTGTCTCGGAAAAGTGCAACTATCACAGCGTGGAAGATTTACTCGCCGGGTTGGGTTATGGCGAAATTACCTTGAATTTGGTACTCAATCGCTGGCGAGAAGTTGTCAAGGCACAGCAACCTGCCACAATGGTGATCCCGCCATTTGTCCCCAAAGAATCATCAGCCACAGCCAAAGCCTTACGAGAATTACCTCACAGTAGCTCCCGTGCCAGTGATTCGCCAATCGTAGGAGTGGAAGGTTTGGTATATCATCTGGCTGGGTGTTGTACGCCGATTCCTGGTGAATCGATTATTGGGGTAGTGACACGCGGACGAGGAATTTCTATTCATCGCCAAGGGTGTCATAACTTGGATAATGTTGAGTGCGATCGCCTAGTACCAGTAAAATGGAACTCTGCTGTAGAAACTAGTGCGCGTCCTCATACTTACCCCGTTAATATCCAAATTGAAGCTCTTGACCGTGTTGGCGTTTTAAAAGACGTTCTATCGCGCTTAAGCGACCAAGGAATCAACGTCCGCCATGCACAAGTCAAAACAGCTATTGGACAACCAGCATTAATAGACTTAGGTATAGATATACGCGATCGCTCCCAACTAGAACAAGTGTTTGTCCAAATTAAAAAAATGAGCGATGTTGTCAATATTCGGCGTGTGGGTCAGAACGAGGAGTAG
- a CDS encoding YheT family hydrolase: MMCYPPYNPAKFLQNGVAMTVYTAFWGKRYWESTSCDPEPPYHKTIFLGGQGVPIFSWVAIPENARGTIIATYGITGELEQEWSLRLLGRKAYAQGYAVVLFDWRAHGKTAQLSPTLTSDGLYEGEDFVRLAAAAAAMGCPSKFWFMGFSLGGQLALWGLKAAAELTQDHENLGIKYSDIGGGAVICPSLDSLRSLTYLTKDRFGRIIEASIVRELKKLAWRIHDTHPGTIDPKAIERTNTIWDFDHELVIERLGFPSVEAYYKASSALQLLPKLTKPTLIVYAADDPLFHPDIIPELEAACNQNSAIDLLLTRYGGHVGYLSSKDCQYQAQDPDPWWAWNRILQWLEQQCSDLV; encoded by the coding sequence ATGATGTGTTACCCGCCCTACAATCCAGCTAAGTTCCTGCAAAATGGTGTAGCCATGACTGTTTACACCGCTTTTTGGGGAAAACGTTACTGGGAAAGCACCTCTTGTGATCCAGAGCCGCCCTATCATAAAACAATATTTCTAGGTGGGCAAGGTGTGCCTATTTTTAGCTGGGTGGCAATTCCCGAAAATGCTCGCGGTACGATTATTGCCACTTATGGAATTACGGGCGAGCTAGAGCAGGAATGGTCGTTGAGGTTACTAGGACGCAAAGCTTACGCTCAAGGTTACGCTGTCGTTTTGTTTGATTGGCGCGCCCACGGTAAAACAGCCCAATTGTCACCTACTTTAACCTCTGATGGGTTGTACGAGGGTGAAGATTTTGTCCGTTTAGCAGCAGCAGCAGCGGCGATGGGATGTCCCAGTAAATTTTGGTTTATGGGGTTTTCTTTAGGGGGACAGTTAGCGCTGTGGGGGTTAAAAGCAGCTGCGGAGTTAACGCAAGATCATGAAAATCTTGGTATCAAATACAGCGACATTGGTGGTGGCGCAGTTATTTGTCCAAGTTTGGATTCTTTGCGATCGCTCACCTACCTCACAAAAGACCGATTTGGTAGAATCATTGAAGCTAGTATTGTCCGTGAGTTAAAAAAACTCGCTTGGCGAATTCATGATACTCATCCGGGAACTATTGACCCCAAAGCCATAGAACGGACAAATACCATTTGGGATTTTGACCACGAACTGGTAATTGAAAGACTAGGTTTTCCTAGTGTTGAAGCATACTACAAAGCCAGTAGCGCTCTCCAATTGTTACCAAAACTTACCAAACCAACCTTGATTGTCTACGCTGCGGATGATCCTTTATTTCATCCAGATATCATCCCTGAATTAGAAGCCGCCTGTAACCAAAATTCTGCCATAGATTTGCTACTTACCCGTTATGGAGGTCATGTCGGCTATTTAAGTAGCAAAGATTGTCAGTATCAAGCCCAAGACCCTGACCCTTGGTGGGCTTGGAATCGGATTTTACAATGGCTAGAACAGCAATGTTCTGACCTTGTTTAG
- a CDS encoding methyltransferase domain-containing protein, giving the protein MIKKFTQFNIFSNLPIVCKVCESSSHHFAKSIVLGKYEVDYFQCSDCGFVQTEEPYWLDEAYSDAITRTDIGLVFRNNNLSRRTAHILFNIFDHEAKFLDYGGGYGLFVRMMRDFGFDFYWDDKFCTNLFAKGFEFDEINNGAYELVTAFEVFEHFINPIEEIENILNISKNILFSTEILPENNPKPNEWWYYSPHDGQHISIYTTKTLSKIAEKYNLNLYSDGASFHLLTEKNLPPDLFNTLCHSPIEPFNKQSLLQEDYSKAVISLINRNHNNFIRADEDSDSSADNPIILVDGVFFQLYQTGIARVWKSLLEEWATNGFTKHIVVLDRGGTAPKISGVRYLEISNYDYSNTDADKQMLQQICDEIGADLFISSYYTTLTTTPSVFMAYDMIPEVMGWNMDNPMWQVKHQGIKQASAYIAISEHTAHDLSNCFPEIPVESVTIAHCGVKKPFSPAKFEEVNAFKAKYGITKPYFILVGTGNGYKNSMLFFQAFSQLASSYGFDIICTGSGGILAPEFRDCTSGSNVYMLQLSDEELATAYSVAVALVYPSKYEGFGMPIIEAMACGCPVITCPNASIPEVGGEAVIYVNDDDINGLANALCDVQKPSIRQALIEAGLVQARKFSWSKMANIVSTALINASLLSLNLKEINLIIFPDWSQSEDVLGLELESVIKAIATYPDRQKTTLLINTSNISAEDVELLLSGITMNLLMEEDLDISEGLEISLVGSLADIQWQALLPRLSSRIILEHEDKAALAELSLESLPACELENFINQLCVLHS; this is encoded by the coding sequence ATGATAAAAAAATTTACTCAGTTCAATATATTTAGTAATTTACCTATTGTATGTAAAGTATGTGAATCTTCTTCACACCATTTTGCTAAAAGTATTGTATTAGGTAAGTATGAAGTTGATTATTTTCAATGTTCTGATTGTGGATTTGTACAAACAGAAGAACCTTATTGGTTAGATGAAGCTTACTCGGATGCTATAACTCGTACTGATATTGGTTTAGTATTCCGCAATAATAATTTATCACGAAGAACTGCTCATATCTTATTTAACATCTTTGACCATGAAGCAAAGTTTTTAGACTATGGCGGTGGATATGGTCTATTCGTGAGAATGATGAGAGACTTTGGATTTGATTTTTATTGGGATGATAAATTTTGTACTAACCTATTTGCTAAAGGCTTTGAATTTGATGAAATAAATAATGGTGCGTATGAATTAGTAACGGCATTTGAAGTATTTGAGCATTTTATCAATCCAATAGAAGAAATTGAAAATATTTTAAATATTTCTAAGAATATTTTATTTAGTACGGAAATTCTGCCTGAAAATAATCCTAAACCTAATGAGTGGTGGTATTATTCACCGCATGACGGACAGCATATCTCTATATATACTACTAAGACTTTATCAAAAATTGCAGAAAAGTATAATTTAAACTTGTACTCAGATGGTGCATCTTTTCATCTATTAACTGAAAAAAATTTACCTCCAGATTTATTTAATACTCTGTGTCATTCTCCCATAGAACCATTCAACAAACAGTCTCTACTTCAGGAGGATTACTCAAAAGCAGTTATTTCACTAATTAATAGAAATCATAATAATTTTATCAGGGCTGATGAAGATAGTGATTCTAGTGCAGATAATCCAATAATATTAGTGGACGGTGTATTTTTTCAACTCTACCAAACTGGGATTGCGCGTGTCTGGAAATCTTTATTAGAAGAATGGGCGACTAATGGATTTACTAAACATATTGTTGTCCTTGACCGTGGAGGTACTGCACCTAAAATTTCTGGAGTTAGGTATTTGGAGATTTCTAATTATGACTACAGCAATACTGATGCGGATAAACAGATGCTTCAACAAATCTGTGATGAAATAGGTGCAGATTTATTTATATCTTCTTATTACACAACACTGACTACAACACCTTCTGTATTCATGGCTTATGATATGATTCCAGAAGTTATGGGATGGAATATGGATAATCCCATGTGGCAGGTAAAACATCAAGGTATCAAGCAAGCTTCTGCTTACATAGCAATTTCAGAGCATACAGCGCATGATTTATCAAACTGTTTCCCGGAGATACCTGTAGAGTCTGTAACTATAGCTCATTGTGGTGTTAAAAAACCTTTTTCTCCAGCAAAATTTGAGGAAGTTAATGCTTTTAAAGCAAAGTATGGTATTACAAAACCTTACTTTATTTTAGTTGGTACGGGAAATGGTTACAAGAATAGTATGTTATTCTTTCAAGCATTTTCGCAACTGGCTAGTAGCTATGGATTTGATATTATTTGTACAGGTAGTGGTGGGATATTAGCACCTGAATTTAGAGATTGTACTTCGGGTAGTAATGTTTATATGTTGCAGCTTAGTGATGAAGAGTTAGCAACGGCTTATTCTGTTGCGGTGGCTTTAGTTTATCCTTCTAAGTATGAAGGTTTTGGAATGCCAATTATCGAAGCAATGGCTTGTGGGTGTCCAGTAATTACTTGTCCGAATGCTTCTATTCCTGAAGTTGGAGGAGAGGCGGTAATATATGTGAATGATGATGATATAAATGGACTAGCAAATGCTTTATGTGATGTGCAGAAACCTAGTATTCGTCAAGCATTAATTGAGGCTGGTTTAGTACAAGCACGAAAATTTTCTTGGTCAAAAATGGCAAATATAGTCAGTACTGCTTTAATTAATGCTAGTCTGCTATCTTTAAATCTTAAGGAAATTAATCTCATTATTTTTCCTGATTGGTCGCAATCAGAAGATGTGCTTGGTTTAGAGTTAGAATCTGTAATTAAAGCGATCGCAACTTATCCTGATAGACAAAAAACTACTCTATTAATTAACACCAGTAACATCTCTGCTGAAGATGTAGAACTCTTACTCTCTGGAATTACAATGAATCTCCTGATGGAAGAAGATTTGGATATCAGCGAAGGATTAGAAATTTCTTTGGTTGGTAGTTTAGCAGATATTCAGTGGCAAGCTTTATTACCTCGCCTCAGTAGCCGAATTATTTTGGAACATGAAGATAAAGCGGCTTTAGCAGAACTATCACTAGAATCACTACCAGCTTGCGAACTAGAAAATTTTATTAACCAACTCTGTGTTTTACATAGTTAA